The Nocardia sp. NBC_01503 sequence CTACGGAATTGCTGGCAGCGATGATCGTGGTGGCCGTGGGGATGACCACCGGTCATGCCACGCCACCACCGCCACCCAATCCCAGCGACAGTGAGATCGCCCAGGCGGGCGCGGATGTCGATGCCACCGTGGGCGAGGTGGGCGCGCTCATCAATCAGGTCGCCACCGCCGAACAGCAGTTGCAGCTCCTCGACGATGCCGTGGCCGCGCGTCGCGAAGCCGTCAACAAGGCGCTGGTCGACCTCCAGATCGCCCGCGATGCCGCCGACGCCGCGGCGCAGGCGGTGGGCAATTGCCAGCGTGAGCTCACCGATGCCGGGGTGCAGGTCGGTACCGCGCACAGGCAGTTCGACAAATATGTCGCCCAGGTCTACATGCGGCCCGGATCGACCTCGCTGATCAGCTATATGGCCGCGCCCAGCCCGGAGATCGCGCTCGCCCGCGCCCAGGTGCTGACCATCGCCTCCCGGACTCAGCAGCAGGTCGTCGGCGGACTGCGCCGCGCGCAGGTCGATCAGGCGAACAAGACCTCCGCCGCCAAACAGGCGCAGCAGGTCGCCGATGCCGCCGCCGCGGACGCCGAGACCAAGAAGACCGACGCCCAGCACGCCGTCGCCGCCGCGCAGGCCGAATTCGATCAGCAGACGGTGCAACGCAATACCCTGATGCAGCAGCGCGATTCGGCGCAGCAGCGGCTGGAAACGGCGCGCTCCCAGGTCGCCGGATTGCAGAGCCAGCGTGACACCTACCTGGCCTGGGATGACCAGCGCCGCAAGGACGAGGCCGCCGCCCGCGCCGCCGCGGTGGCCGCCGCCGCCCGCGTCAATGCCGACCGCGCCGCCAGTGACCTTGCCTCCCTCGCCGCTTCGGGCCACCGCCCACACACCCAGCTCGGCGACTCCCCGCCCCCGCCGCGTTACACCCTGACCCGCCCCAGCGGTTCGCGCTCGGCCCTGGTCGAAACCGTCGTCGACCGGGCCATGTCCCAGCTCGGCGTCGAATACGCCTGGGGTGGCGGCGATGAGGACGGCGCCACCCTCGGCATCCGCGACGGCGGCACCGCCGACAGCTACGGCGACTACAACAAAACCGGCTTCGACTGCTCCGGCCTGATGATCTACGCCTTCGCCGGAGTCGGTGTCTCCCTACCCCATTACAGCGGCTACCAGTACACAATGGGCTCCCGCGTCCCCGTCGCCGACCGCGAACGCGGCGATATGCTCTTCTGGGGTCCGGGCGGTTCGCAGCACGTCGCCCTCTACGTGGGCAACGGCAAAATGGTCGAAGCTCCCCAATCCGGTGAGGTGGTAAGGGTTTCCGCGGTCCGCGAGGACGGCATCATGCCGTATGCGGTCCGCATCATCTCCTGACCGTGGTGTTCGCGGGATGTCAGCCCCGGGAATCGGGATCAGTGCCGTAGATCGAGCGGTACTCCGCGGCGAAGGCGCGGCGGCCGAGTAGGCGCCAGGCGAGTCTGGCGGCGAAGGGCATGTCGGCGAGGAACTTTCGGCGTTCGGCGTGCGGGACCCCCTGCAGGATGAAGCCGAGGAAGATCAACTGTCGGTCCTTGGGCATGGCGTCGCGTCCCCGTTCGCCCAGGGCCGCCCATTCGCGGGCGGTCATGACACGTTCGGCGAGCGGGAGGACGGCGGTTTCCTCCTCGGCCATATGTTCGTTCAGAGCGGCGGCGAGCGCGGACAGCGTGATCGCGAGTTGCTCGCGCGCCCGGGGCTGGGCCGCTGCGGCGAACTCCGCTGCCTGCCGGTCCGCTCGGGCGGAGAGTTCGGCGATCCGCTCATGCTGTTCCTCCATGCGCAGTATCGGTGCGCCATCGGTTTTCGCTCGCTCGAGCAGCAGGGGCCACATCAGTTCGTCCTCGCCGGTGTGGTGGTGGTGGAGGCCGGTGGTGAGTTCGGTGAGGAAATCGACGATGCGGCGGGCGCGGGTGAGGTCCGAGTCGGCGACACCGCGGACGAGACCGGGCAGCGCGTCGAAATGGCGGCGGAAAGCGCGGTGGATGAGCACCATGTCGGTGGTGTCGGGGCGTTCGGTGGTCCGGGTTGTGGCGGTCATGGTGCCCACTGTGCGTCGATCCACTTGTAGGACACTTGCAATAGAATCGGCCGCCATGGTGCGGATTCAGGTGCTCGGTTCGCTGACCGCACAGACCGGGCGGGGCAGCGTGGATCTCGGCGGTCGCCGCCAGCGCGGCGTGCTCACCATTCTGCTCGTCGCGCGCGGTGCGGTGGTGCCGGTCGACCGGCTGATCGACGATCTCTGGCGTGGTGAGCCGCCCACGCGCGCACTCGGCACGTTGCAGGCGTACATCTCGCATCTGCGCAAGGTCCTCGAGCCGGACCGGCTGCCCCGCTCACCCGCCACCGTGCTGGTGAGTCAGGCGCCGGGATACGCGTTGCGGCTCGCTCCCGAGGCGGTGGACGCCTGGCAGTTCGAAGCCGAACTGCGCAGCGCGCCAACGGATCCCGTGGAACGAAGGCGCAGCTTAGAGCAGGCGCTCGGTCGATGGCACGGCTCGGCGTTCGCCGAATTCAGTGACGAATCGTGGGCACGATCCGAGGCGAGCCGACTCGAGGAGCTGCGCCTGGCCGCGCGTGAGCGCCTGGCCGCGACGCTGGTGGAACTCGGCGACCCGACCGCTGCCGCCGTGGAAGCCGATGCTCTGACCAGTGCGTATCCGCTGCGTGAGGAGGCGTGGCGGGTTTCGGCGCTGGCGCGGTTCCATGCGGGACGGCAGGCGGACGCGCTCGCCGCGCTGCGTGCCGCTCGCGATGTACTCGCGGATCAACTGGGTATAGACCCCGGCCCCGCCCTGGTCCAGCTCGAGGCCGATGTGCTGGCGCAACGCATCCCGGTCGGGCTGCCCGCACCGGTTCCATTGCCGTCACCGACCGTCGAGCCTTCCGGGCCGAATTCCGAATTCGTCGGCCGCACAAGGGAACTGGATGAACTACGGCGCGCGGCAGGAGCGGGTGGAGCGCCTCGTGTCGCTGCCGTGCTCGGGGAGGCCGGCAGCGGCAAATCCGTCCTGCTGCAAAGGTTTCGGGCCGAGCTGGTGACCGGCGGCTGGCGCGTGATCACCGGCCGCTGTCCCGAGGAGGACGGTGCGCCACCGGCGTGGGCGTGGGTGGAGGCTTTGCGCGAACTCGCCGCCACGGTCGACCCCGGCCACCACGCCGCGCCGCTCGAGCCGTTACTCGCCGACCGGCATCCCGGATTCGACGCCGATGCCTCGGTCGGGCGATTCCTGCTGCATCGCGCCGTCGGTGCGTACCTGGACGAGACGGCGCGGCGGCAACCGCTCGCGGTATTCCTGGACGATCTGCACCGTGCGGACCTGGAGACTCTCACCCTGCTCGGCAGCGTGGCGAAATCGGCCTCGATTCTGATCGTGATCGCCTATCGCCCCGACGAGATCGGGATGCCGCTGGAGGACGCGCTCGCTTCGCTCGCCACCGCGACCGCGACGCGAATACGTCTGCGCGGCCTGGAGTTCGATGAGGCGGCGGTGCTCATCCGCGCGGTCGCCGGACCCGATCCCGATCGGGCGACGCTGGAGGCGCTGACCGAACGCACCGGCGGAAATCCCTTCTACCTCACCGAAAGCGCTCGTCTACTGGCCAGCGAGGGCGCGCTGGTGGCGACCTCGGAGGTACCGCAGGGTGTGCGAGATGTGCTGCGGCGGCGCTTCGCACGACTACCCGAGGTCGGCGTATCGGTCCTGCGCCTGGCCGCGGTGATCGGGCGCGAATTCGATATCGAGGTGCTGATCGGCGCGGCCGAGATCGGCGAAGGTGAGGTCCTCGATGCCGTGGAGGCCGGGGTGCTGGCCGGACTGCTCGAGGAACCGGATTCCGAGCATGCGCGGTTCACACACGCGCTCATCCGGGACACCCTGCTCGGTGATCTGTCCCGTATCCGACGCCGCCGCTGGCATCTGCGCATCGCCGAGTCGATCGAGCGGATCCGGCCCGAGGATCTCTCGGCGCTGGCGCACCATTTCGGGGAGTCGCTCACCGCATCGACGGCACGGCGGGCCGCGGACGCCGCCCGCGCGGCAGCCGAACAGGCCGAACGCCGATTCGCCCACGATGCCGCGGCCGAAGGCTACGGTCGCGTCGCCGCCGCGCTCGCACGGATCAGCGGCGTGGATACCGCGGCCGAGCGAGTCACCGCGCTTTCGCGGATGAGCAGCAGCTATCTGGCCGCCGGTGCCGGTCAGCAGGCTCGCGAGGCGCGCGACCGGGCGGTATCCGCGGCCGATACACCCGAGTCGCTCGTCGAGGCGCTCACCTCGTGGGACACACCGACGCCCTGGCTGAACCGCGTCTACGGGTCCGTCGATCAGCAGGTGGTCGCCTCGATCGAGACCGCGCTGCACACCGGCGGGCTCACACCGCGGGCGCGTTGCGGACTCCTGGTCGCACTGGTCCGTGAGATCGGCGGCGAGCTACCGGAACGAGCACGCGAGGCGGCCGAGGCGGCCGAATCCCTGGCGCGTGGTCTGAATGATCCCGGATTGCTCGGACTGGCTTTGCAGGCGCGAATCTCGGTGTACGACACAGTGATTCCACTCGCCGAGCGTGATCGGATCGCGACCGAGTTGATCACCCTCGGCGAGGACAACGCGCTTCCCGCCCTCGCGCTGATCGGGCATAACCTCGCGCTCCAGGTCGCGACGGCCCATGGCGATGTGGACCGCGCGAATTCCGAACTCGCCGCGGCGACACTGCTGGCCGACCGCTACCAGTGGGCGCAGGCTCGCGCCGCGAACCTCATGGGCCATGCGATGGTGGCGCACCTGACGGGCGATCTCGAAGTCGCGGAACAGAGTTACCTGCGGGCCCATGAATTCTTCGAGCGCCACAAGGTCTTCGATGCGGACGGCAACCTGCTGATCGCCCTGGTCGCCATCCGGCTCACGCAGGGCCGGGTCGGCGAATTCGCACCGCTGCTCGCCGAGACGTTCGCGCAACTCGAGGCTTCGGGCAATGATCTGGTCGTCGATCCGTTCGCGCTGGCACTGCTTGCGACCGGTGATCGGCGCGGTGCGCTGAGCGTGGCGCAGGCTCGGCGGCCGCTGCGCGACGACTTCTTCCGCTCGCTGTTCCTGACCGTGCGCGGTATGGCCGTCGTGGGTCTCGAGCAACGAGCCGAGGCGGCGCGGGTGTACCGGCAGCTGCGCGTCTATTCGGGTCAGATCGCGGGCGCGGACACCGGCGCGCACGTCGCGGGACCGGTCGACACCGTGCTCGGTGACCTCGCGGTATTGCTCGGCGAACCCGACCTGGCGGCCGAGCACTACGCGGCCGCCGAACGCCTCGCTCGCCGCTGTGGATGCCGCGAATGGGTCAGTGCCGTACAGCACCGCATCGGTTCACAAGTCGATTACTAGTGGCCTCCGGAAGCTGGGTGGCGGATCACCTATCAGCCAGCAGCAGGAGCGTCGCTATGCCGACCGACCGTAGACTCAAGACCGCCAACACCATTCACCGTGCCGTGCTCAAATTCAGCGGCGGGATGCTCGGCACCACCTTCAAAGGGATGCCGACGATCAGGCTGACCACGATCGGCCGCAAATCCGGTCGGTCGCATACCGTCATTCTCACCGCACCGATCATCGAGGACGACACGATCGTGGTCGTCGCCTCCCGCGGCGGTGATCCCATCGATCCGGCGTGGCTGCACAATATCCGCGCGAACTCCGCGGTCCGGGTCGCCCTCGGGCACGGTCCGGATCGGCCCATGACCGCTCGCGTGCTGCCAGCGGGGGAGCGGGACGCGCTCTGGCCCGATGTCATCGCGGCTCACCCCGGCTACGCCGACTATCAGGCGATGACGACCAGAACAATTCCCCTGGTCACCCTGACACCACTCGGGTAGCCGTCGCCCGGCCGCGGCGAATGGGAACCTACCCCGTGCTTCCGCCGCGCAGCAGACCCTGGGCGTCCACCGATGCCACCAATTCACCTGTGCGCGTGAATATCTGGATTCGTTCGTACATCCGTCCGCTGCCCGCGAAGGGGCTTTCGCAGCGTAGTAGCAGCCAATCGTGCAGGGTGAACGGTCGATGGAATGTGATGGTCTGCGCGAGCATGGCCGCGGTCGCGAAACCGCCCCGGCGGGTCAGCTCGGCCTGCGGATACGGGCGCAGGGCGACCGGGCCGAGGAATCCCTCGCTGCCGTGGGCCAGCAGTGCCCGGGCGATTCCGGGCTGATCGGGGGCCTTGTCGCAGCGCATCCACACATCCAGTGACGGTGGCCCCGCGAGGTCGAGCGCCACCGCATAGGCCCCGCCGAGTGTGCGAACTTCCCACGGCAGCAGCGCGCACGGCAGTTCCGCGCACTCCTCCGGCCCGGGCACGTCGGCCGGAAGGGTGGCGCCGTGCGCGAGGAAGTCGGGTTCGTCGACGCTGAGCATGGCCAGCACCCGGGCGTGCTCGCGCCCGTCCTGGCTGAACGACACCTGCACCGTCGCCAATGCCCGCCCCGACTGCACGATTTCGACCTCCACGTCGACCTCGCGATCGGCGTACCCGCCGCGCGGGAAGACACCGTGCAGCGATTGCACCGCCATATGCGGCACCGTCCGTTCGGCGGCGACCACCGCCTGCGCCAACGTCTGACTGCCCAGCGTCGTCGGCAGCGTCGAGGCCACATTCCGAGCCCGGAATCGTCCCGGACCGACCTCATCGAGTTCGAGCACTTCGAGCAGTTCGGCCAGGTCGACGACCGGCCAAAGATCAGTTCCACCGGCCATTGCCACATGCTCGCACACGCCTGGGACGCCGGAGATCCCGAGGAGCGGTGAGCGGGACGCACCCGCAGGCGTACTGATCTCTCGACCCCGCGTGCCACATAAGACGGCACGCGGGGTGGCGCTCACTTCGCGAGCTGGCGGAGCCAGATATCGAAGTTGAGGGTGAAGTCGAGGCCGGAGCGGGTGGCTCGGTCGGTGAGGGGGCGTCGCAGACGATCGCGTAACCGGTTGCGGTCCAGGTAGTCCCAGACGGGTGCAGCGGGGGCCGCCAGGAGGTCCGCGGCCTGCTCGCGCAGGGCGCGACCGTAGGCCGGGTCGTGGGTGATGGGGTAGGGGGCCTTCACCCGTGCGGTGACGCTGGAGGGGAGGAGATCGGCCACGGCGGCGCGCAGGAGTGATTTCTCGCGACCGTCGAAAGTCTGTAGCCGCCAAGGGATATTGAAGGCGTATTCGATGAGCTTGTGATCGCAGAACGGGACGCGCACCTCCAGGCCCACGGCCATCGACAGCCGGTCCTTGCGATCCAGGAGATCGGGCAGCCAGTGCGTGTAGTGCAGCCAGAATATCTCGCGCATACGGCGCTGGATCTCGGATTCACCTGGCAGCGTAGGGATTTCGGTCAGCGATTGACGGTAGTGATCGGCGCGGTGCGCGGTCGGGTCGAGTGCGGCGGCGATATCGTCGCGGAGCAGCGCTCGACAGGCTCCACTGCGGCCCGCGAAGTAGCGCCACGGGTAGTCGGCGCGCGAAATCGCCTGCGGGTCATGGAACCAGGAGTAGCCGCCGAAGACCTCGTCGGCGCTCTCCCCGGACAGCACCACGGTGGCGTGTTCGCGTACCGCCCGGAACAACAGATACAGCGAGGAGTCCATATCGCCGGCGGCGGGTAGATCGCGGGCGGCGACCACCGCGTGACGTACTGCCGGATCGGTGAGGGCGGTGGAGTCGAGCACGATATCGCGATGGTCGAGTCCACAGTGGGCGGCCATATCGCGGACGTACGGTGCGTCGGGTGTGGTCCGCAGTGCGTCGGGCGCGAAATCGCCGGTGTTTCCGGCGAAGTCGACGGCGAACGTGGACAGTTTCGTGTCGGTTGATCTCAGGGCGTTCTGGGCCAGGGCGGTCAGCGCACTGGAATCGAGCCCGCCCGAGAGCAGCGAGCCGAGGCGGACGTCGGCGTGCAACTGAGTCGTGGTGATATCGGTGAGCAGGCCGCGGACGGTATCGACCGTAGTGGCCCGATCGTCCTGGTGCGGAGCGGGTTCCAATCTCCAATACCGATGTTCGCGAACGCCGCGCGGATCGACGATGAGCACCGTGCCGGGACGGACCTCGCTGACCCCGCGCAGCAGTGTGCGGCCGGGAGTGCGAACACAGGCGAGGAGGTCGCGCAGCCCGTCCGGATCGATTTCCGTGGGTCCGACACCGCGCAGTGCCTTGGGTTCGGAGCCGAAATACACTCGGGGACCGTCGATCCGGTAGCACAGCGGTTTGATGCCGAGTCGGTCGCGGACCAGGAGTAGGCGCCGCGTGGCGACATCCCAGTAGGCGAAGGCGAACATGCCGTGCAGTCGGTGCACCGCGTCCAGTCCCCACTCCAGACAGGCGTGCAGCACCACTTCGGTATCGGTGCGGGTGGCGAATTTATGCCCCAGCAGTTCGAGCGCGCTCCGGAGCTCGGCGTGGTTGAACACCTCGCCGGTGTAGGCGAGTGCGGCAATGGTGCGATTGGAGTCGTCCGCGACCAGCATGGGCTGGTGTCCGTGGTCGGGATCGAGCACCGCGAGGCGGCGGTGTGCCAGCGCGGCATGCGAATTCGCCCAGACGCCGTGCCCATCGGGTCCGCGACCGGCGAGTGTCGCGGCCATGGCGGCCGCGACGTGTTCGCCGTCGCGGAGCCTGCCGCACGGATCAACCCAGCCTGCGATACCGCACATTCGGTTGTGCCTTCCTGTTGACGAATTGGAGGGGACCACGAGTTCGGCCGCGCCGACCGGCATCAGATGCGCTCGGTGGGCGATAGATCGCGGCTATCGTACGGGTGATCTTGGAGGGGGGTCACCAGGCGCGCAGCATCGAGGGAACGGACGGTACGGATGAGTGCGAACGAGCCGATCGCGATCGTGGGTATGGGGTGCAGGTTCCCCGGAGCGATGGATCACCGGCAGCTGTGGCAACTGCTGTGCGATGGCGTCGACGCGCTGGCAGCGGGTGAATTTCCGGACAGCACAGCCGATTTCGATCCCTCGGAGTTCCATATCACCGACCGTGAGAGCGCCGAACTCGACCCACAGCATCGGGCATTGCTGTTGACAACCCGCGATGCGCTGCGCGATGCCGGACTGGATGAGAACCGGGTGGCGGGCCAGCCCATCGGAGTCTTCATGGGGCAGAGCACCGCCGAACACTGGGACAATCGCTCCCGGGATCGCGCCGTCGACATGTACGCCATCGCGGGCGCCGCCGCGCGCAGTATGGCGTCGGGCCGTATCGGCTACGCCTGGGATCTGCGTGGCCCGTGCGCGACCGTGGACGCGGCCTGCTCGTCCGGGACGCTCGCGGTACATCTGGCCTGCCAGTCGTTGCGGACCGGGGAGTGCGATATCGCGCTCGCGGGCGGTGTCAGCCTGGTGCGCGGTACCGACCACACCGTCGGGTACGCGGCCGCCGGAATGCTCTCGCCGTCCGGCCGTTGCCGTTTCGCCAGTGAGGAGGCCGACGGGTTCGTGCGCAGTGACGGTACCGCGGTGCTGGTCCTCAAGCCGCTCACGCACGCCCGCCGCGACGGTGACCATATCCACGCGGTCATTCGCGGCAGCGCACAGGCGAGCAAGGGCCGCACCGCCAAGGCGGTCATCGCACCCTCCCTCGAGGGCTATCTGCAGGTCATCGAACGTGCTTGCGCCACAGCGGGTCTCGCGCCCGAACAGCTCGGCTATCTCGAAGCGCACGGCAATGCGGCCCCGGCGGGTGATCACCTCGAGTTGCAGGCGATCGGCGCGGCCATCGGCCGGAATCGTCCGGCCGCGCAACCCTGCCTGGTCGGATCGATCAAATCCAATATCGGCCATCCGGAGGCGGCGGGCGGTCTGGCCGGAGTCATCAAAACCGCTCTCGCACTGAAGCATCGCCACATTCCCGCGACCCTGCACTGTGATCAGCCCACCTCGGCGGTGGACTGGTCGGGCCTGGGTATCGCGCCGGTGCGCAGCGGCACCGACTGGCCCTACCCGGAAACGGCGTACGCGGGCGTCAGTACCTACGGCCTCTCGGGCACCTTCGTTCATCTCGTCCTGGGAGCCGCGTAACCGGACGGGCGCTCGTCTCGGCGTGCCGCGTCCGATTCCCGCTGGAACGGGTAATGATGATGCCGATACGGCCAGCCCGCGCAATTCCCGATAGATGACGGTGGAAGGCGGTTCACGTGATCAGTGCGGCGTCGGAGGCGGTTTCGGGGAATCCCGCGCCATTCACCTGGGTGACCCTGGTGTCGATGGTGGTGTTCTGCGCTGTGCTGTGGGTGATCGTCGACTTCATGCGCAAGCATCCGCGCCCGGCGATGTGGGTGTGGGGGCTGGCGCTGCTCACTTTCCCGCTGTGGATTTGGGGGCCGGGCCGCGATATCGGGCTGATCAACTGGTTCTCGTGGGCGAAGATCCTGTCGGTGCTGATTCCGCTGATCATTGTCGGCGCGATGCGGATCGCGGTCGCCGAGCAGCGGGAGGGGCGGATCTGGGAGTTGTTGCGGAATCCGCGCTTTCTGTGGTTTCCGTACGCCATCCTGTTCCTGAATATCGCCGAGGCCACCCTGCGCGACGCCGAGATCGGCAACTACTGGAACGCGGCGGTCGGCCTGGGACTCTGCCTGACCATTCCGTACTGCCCGCGCTTCTGGGAGGTGCTGCCCGGTCGCAATGCCGAACTCGTCGCCTATACGACCATGGCGTGGAACTTCCTCTACACCACCTGGAATCTGTGCT is a genomic window containing:
- a CDS encoding nitroreductase/quinone reductase family protein; translation: MPTDRRLKTANTIHRAVLKFSGGMLGTTFKGMPTIRLTTIGRKSGRSHTVILTAPIIEDDTIVVVASRGGDPIDPAWLHNIRANSAVRVALGHGPDRPMTARVLPAGERDALWPDVIAAHPGYADYQAMTTRTIPLVTLTPLG
- the asnB gene encoding asparagine synthase (glutamine-hydrolyzing), whose translation is MCGIAGWVDPCGRLRDGEHVAAAMAATLAGRGPDGHGVWANSHAALAHRRLAVLDPDHGHQPMLVADDSNRTIAALAYTGEVFNHAELRSALELLGHKFATRTDTEVVLHACLEWGLDAVHRLHGMFAFAYWDVATRRLLLVRDRLGIKPLCYRIDGPRVYFGSEPKALRGVGPTEIDPDGLRDLLACVRTPGRTLLRGVSEVRPGTVLIVDPRGVREHRYWRLEPAPHQDDRATTVDTVRGLLTDITTTQLHADVRLGSLLSGGLDSSALTALAQNALRSTDTKLSTFAVDFAGNTGDFAPDALRTTPDAPYVRDMAAHCGLDHRDIVLDSTALTDPAVRHAVVAARDLPAAGDMDSSLYLLFRAVREHATVVLSGESADEVFGGYSWFHDPQAISRADYPWRYFAGRSGACRALLRDDIAAALDPTAHRADHYRQSLTEIPTLPGESEIQRRMREIFWLHYTHWLPDLLDRKDRLSMAVGLEVRVPFCDHKLIEYAFNIPWRLQTFDGREKSLLRAAVADLLPSSVTARVKAPYPITHDPAYGRALREQAADLLAAPAAPVWDYLDRNRLRDRLRRPLTDRATRSGLDFTLNFDIWLRQLAK
- a CDS encoding BTAD domain-containing putative transcriptional regulator, with amino-acid sequence MVRIQVLGSLTAQTGRGSVDLGGRRQRGVLTILLVARGAVVPVDRLIDDLWRGEPPTRALGTLQAYISHLRKVLEPDRLPRSPATVLVSQAPGYALRLAPEAVDAWQFEAELRSAPTDPVERRRSLEQALGRWHGSAFAEFSDESWARSEASRLEELRLAARERLAATLVELGDPTAAAVEADALTSAYPLREEAWRVSALARFHAGRQADALAALRAARDVLADQLGIDPGPALVQLEADVLAQRIPVGLPAPVPLPSPTVEPSGPNSEFVGRTRELDELRRAAGAGGAPRVAAVLGEAGSGKSVLLQRFRAELVTGGWRVITGRCPEEDGAPPAWAWVEALRELAATVDPGHHAAPLEPLLADRHPGFDADASVGRFLLHRAVGAYLDETARRQPLAVFLDDLHRADLETLTLLGSVAKSASILIVIAYRPDEIGMPLEDALASLATATATRIRLRGLEFDEAAVLIRAVAGPDPDRATLEALTERTGGNPFYLTESARLLASEGALVATSEVPQGVRDVLRRRFARLPEVGVSVLRLAAVIGREFDIEVLIGAAEIGEGEVLDAVEAGVLAGLLEEPDSEHARFTHALIRDTLLGDLSRIRRRRWHLRIAESIERIRPEDLSALAHHFGESLTASTARRAADAARAAAEQAERRFAHDAAAEGYGRVAAALARISGVDTAAERVTALSRMSSSYLAAGAGQQAREARDRAVSAADTPESLVEALTSWDTPTPWLNRVYGSVDQQVVASIETALHTGGLTPRARCGLLVALVREIGGELPERAREAAEAAESLARGLNDPGLLGLALQARISVYDTVIPLAERDRIATELITLGEDNALPALALIGHNLALQVATAHGDVDRANSELAAATLLADRYQWAQARAANLMGHAMVAHLTGDLEVAEQSYLRAHEFFERHKVFDADGNLLIALVAIRLTQGRVGEFAPLLAETFAQLEASGNDLVVDPFALALLATGDRRGALSVAQARRPLRDDFFRSLFLTVRGMAVVGLEQRAEAARVYRQLRVYSGQIAGADTGAHVAGPVDTVLGDLAVLLGEPDLAAEHYAAAERLARRCGCREWVSAVQHRIGSQVDY
- a CDS encoding NlpC/P60 family protein produces the protein MRIPAKRQLRPGRLATELLAAMIVVAVGMTTGHATPPPPPNPSDSEIAQAGADVDATVGEVGALINQVATAEQQLQLLDDAVAARREAVNKALVDLQIARDAADAAAQAVGNCQRELTDAGVQVGTAHRQFDKYVAQVYMRPGSTSLISYMAAPSPEIALARAQVLTIASRTQQQVVGGLRRAQVDQANKTSAAKQAQQVADAAAADAETKKTDAQHAVAAAQAEFDQQTVQRNTLMQQRDSAQQRLETARSQVAGLQSQRDTYLAWDDQRRKDEAAARAAAVAAAARVNADRAASDLASLAASGHRPHTQLGDSPPPPRYTLTRPSGSRSALVETVVDRAMSQLGVEYAWGGGDEDGATLGIRDGGTADSYGDYNKTGFDCSGLMIYAFAGVGVSLPHYSGYQYTMGSRVPVADRERGDMLFWGPGGSQHVALYVGNGKMVEAPQSGEVVRVSAVREDGIMPYAVRIIS
- a CDS encoding hemerythrin domain-containing protein; translation: MTATTRTTERPDTTDMVLIHRAFRRHFDALPGLVRGVADSDLTRARRIVDFLTELTTGLHHHHTGEDELMWPLLLERAKTDGAPILRMEEQHERIAELSARADRQAAEFAAAAQPRAREQLAITLSALAAALNEHMAEEETAVLPLAERVMTAREWAALGERGRDAMPKDRQLIFLGFILQGVPHAERRKFLADMPFAARLAWRLLGRRAFAAEYRSIYGTDPDSRG
- a CDS encoding acyl-CoA thioesterase, which encodes MAGGTDLWPVVDLAELLEVLELDEVGPGRFRARNVASTLPTTLGSQTLAQAVVAAERTVPHMAVQSLHGVFPRGGYADREVDVEVEIVQSGRALATVQVSFSQDGREHARVLAMLSVDEPDFLAHGATLPADVPGPEECAELPCALLPWEVRTLGGAYAVALDLAGPPSLDVWMRCDKAPDQPGIARALLAHGSEGFLGPVALRPYPQAELTRRGGFATAAMLAQTITFHRPFTLHDWLLLRCESPFAGSGRMYERIQIFTRTGELVASVDAQGLLRGGSTG
- a CDS encoding beta-ketoacyl [acyl carrier protein] synthase domain-containing protein, giving the protein MSANEPIAIVGMGCRFPGAMDHRQLWQLLCDGVDALAAGEFPDSTADFDPSEFHITDRESAELDPQHRALLLTTRDALRDAGLDENRVAGQPIGVFMGQSTAEHWDNRSRDRAVDMYAIAGAAARSMASGRIGYAWDLRGPCATVDAACSSGTLAVHLACQSLRTGECDIALAGGVSLVRGTDHTVGYAAAGMLSPSGRCRFASEEADGFVRSDGTAVLVLKPLTHARRDGDHIHAVIRGSAQASKGRTAKAVIAPSLEGYLQVIERACATAGLAPEQLGYLEAHGNAAPAGDHLELQAIGAAIGRNRPAAQPCLVGSIKSNIGHPEAAGGLAGVIKTALALKHRHIPATLHCDQPTSAVDWSGLGIAPVRSGTDWPYPETAYAGVSTYGLSGTFVHLVLGAA